The genome window ACCTTATCAGATTAATCCACAGCTTATTATATATAATGTATTATACACCTTAACTATAGTTGATTCACATATAATTATACTAAATTGGTACGTTAGTTCTCCATAGAATCTGTTGGCAATATATATAACAATCCAATTAGTGTTGATAACATTAGGATGATTCGAAGAAGCCAAACTGAAATGTAGTATTTTTGATCCATTAAGTATAGATGGCTTGATTTGATTTGTGTAAGTATTAATTGATATTTGACTTATATCGATCCAAATCAAGTCAAGTTTGACCActataatcaaattaattattagGGCCTGTTTCGAGCTTTAAATTCCTTCATTCCCTTCTATCACTCACTCTCAATTTCATTCATTATCCTTCACACTCTTTTTTGTTATTAAAATTCTTAACTAGTGATTAGTGGTAATCAAGCTATTGGTTTAGGATTGGAACTCGAGATATAGTGAAATTTCCCAGAAATTTAAAGTTATTTAACTAACTTTTTTCtaagttttatttattatgttatatgacCAGAAGGCATATTAATGTATATTTACGAAGATTaatcttaattaaaattattctttTGTGTTAGTCCCAATTTGATCGATTATCTTATATTTATGTCCAAATTAACAGTAATTAAGGTTGATCTATTCTATTATTAATTAAACATATATATTCTATTATTATATATAAGGTTATTGTGTtaatattattaaacatatatattaatattattgtgTTAATATTAGTAATTAAGGTTATATATTctattattaaacatatatatatatatataatgttaatcTATTCTATGAttaattaagattaatcatatatacatatatatattattaattaaacaTAATAAACTATCATTAAATctggataaaaaaatttaaaaattttaaaaaaatttaattattttttaaaattgataaatacTAACATATcaagatataatatatataagcaTGTCATAGTCCATCCATACCAACGATGATAATATAACGATCCTTGATTTTAAATGAGTTTCGACATGAATACGATCAACAAAAAGATTATATGGATGTTATTTACGAGTGTATATTAACtagtattaaacatgtaatttattCTTTCTAGTATTTACTAGAGTTTctcatcatatcatatcatatcatataatAAACATAATGACAAAGAAGAGGTGATTAATGCACCATAAAAACATCCCTAGATTTTCTCATCCCAGTTAATTTACCACCACAGGTTAAATTCTTCTGGTTGGGACCCACATGTCATCCATCAGCCGGAGGTGCCGACATGGTTTACTATTGCCCAAGTCAATTCCGCATGTGTGGAACAATCCTTTGGTTTGGTTCCTcggtcatagtcaatacctttgaAATATTACTAGATCAGTGATGTGACAATTGGAGGGATGTATGtaactttttttttccctttaattTTCCCTAATGCTGATTAATTTCTGCCTATGTTTCATAATCTCATAAATATAATAAGCCTTTGGGGATTTCCAACAAATAGATAATTCCATAGTAATCACATTACGTCACGAAGATTAAATCATCAATCATCGGTcaaacatatggaacattttttcGCATTAGTATGCAATGTTTTCCTCCAACTGCATCAACGGCGACCGTACGAAAGTGTTTGACCTTGAAAATGTTGACTGTCCTTTTCCAACGGCCAACCCTTGTGGTTAATCTGTGTTCCAGATTTACGCCCGTCAACCTCTCCAGGCTTCCAAAAAGTCCACGTTGACCACGGCTCACGTCAACTCGATCGACTTCACCTCTATAAACCCCCCGTGCTTCGACGAACACCGCAGCTTGCCGTCTCCGATCGACCCGTCCCATGAGTCACGGCCAGGAAGGAGGCGAGACGAAGTACAAGGGCGTGCGCCGCCGGAGATGGGGCAAGTGGGTGTCGGAGATCCGCGTGCCGGGGACGGGCGACCGCCTGTGGCTCGGCTCCTACGCCACCCCGGAGGCCGCGGCGGTGGCCCACGACACCGCCGTCTTCTTCCTCAGAGGCCCGAGCCATGCCGGCCGCCTCAACTTCCCCGACCGCGCCATGGTGCTGACGTGGGCCTGCTTGTCGCCGCCGTCGGTGCAACGCGCCGCGTCCGAGTCGGGGATGGCGGTCGACGCGAGGATGCAGGAAGCCGCCTGGCGCGAGGAGCGGCGGCATCCGCCATCGTCGGATGTCAGCTGTGAGAGGGTCAGCCGGAGAGAGGCGGGAGACAGTGACGTGTCCATGGGGAGTGAGTTGTACGGAGATATAAGCGTGGATGATATGGAGATATGGGTGTAATATTCATGCATTAGCTGAAGGAAGAGACCGATCATGTCAATGAGTGTCCTCCTTCACGAATCGAGCAAATCATTGACTGATTCATCCCTGTTTACTTCTTTCATGCCTTActgttctctctcttctttctgtcCACTGGAGAAGGGATGACGATTGGTGGTCTGATGGCAAGAAGACTTGAGAAGTAGGAGGTCCAGTTTGAGGGCAGTAGTTATTGCGTGTTATCTGAATCATGAAAAGTAAACGGAATAGAAAGGTGATAGAGGAAGGAAGGTTTAGTACTGACTGGGTTGAGGTCATCTCCCAGTTTGGTCCAGCCGTCAGTTCATTCATGTTGGATACTTGCAAACCTTTTCCAAGTCAACTCGTTTCTCTGCAACGCGGTCGGTGAGTTCTTGttgctttagagagagagaggatggggaAGACTAACTTGTTTTGGTCAAACGATCAAAAAGGAATCCTAGGGTTTTTTTCTTGACCTGTTCAAAATGCAATTCTAAGCATCTATGCAAACCATTAGTCCAATTCACTTGGAACAGTCAATCTGTCACATTCTCAACCCATGAAAGGTCTTCTCTCGATCACCATTCTTCACATCGTATATTTATGACTATCAACACTGGATTTACGGCTATCACAGACTCAAACCTATTTATGAAAGATATCAGACCGAATTATTTTAAAGATGATACAGTTAGATTGGTTTAATATGATTTTGAAGTATTGACGTGATATGATTAACCAAATAATGACACGATTTGACCCAACTCGAGTCTTATTCTCAACACACACAAGTCAAATAGGTAACGTAAGAGATTCAAACCTATTTATCAAAGATATCATACTGAATTCTTTTAAAGATGATACAGTTGGATTGGATTAATCGAATAATGACATAATTTGGCCCATTTATGAGAAATAATCAACATTCTTCAATCATATATTTTTATCTACAAAAAAAGAGAGTATATTACACTATATTGAGTTAACCCTATTTCTGAGTTTTCCTTAGCTAATATTAGCTTAAATTTAGGTTAAATCAGTATAACATTTGAAAATTAGAATCAAATCACTCTCATATGGATAACAAAGCATATACAAACCAGCACAGATGCATTACCAAACACATCATGTCAAAATTATCTAAACATGCATTTTGATGGAGTAAATAATAATACTTGAGATgcacataaaaaaaaatgatatgtcAAAGCTTTGCCAAATAATttgaatattaattataatgattAGTTCAAGATAAATCCAAATATTGCATATATGAAGAAGAATACTTTTCTTTAAAACATTAAAGTAATAAATTGATCACAAATATGTTCCCTTCTTCCTACTCCATCCTCTCCTGACTATCTCCCCACCACTCTCATAAGTttcttcctcctaatttgtagtACAGTTTGAGTGTCTTAATTAACTTggttagtaaaaattttgatagtTTATCGTAAAGTCTCATGCTCAAATCTTACATCTatcatttatcttttataaataaattaatttagcTAGTAAAGACTTTAATAGTTTATCGTAATGTCTTGAGCTCGAATATTGTCTTCGTCATTTATtcgttaaaaaatataaattataaacttAATAGATAAAGTTTATTAAAGACAAATCTATAATAGCAATATTAACTAGCTTCTAGTATATTTAAGAAAGATATCAATTGACTTAATTAGTAAAAATTTTGACGGATGATCATAAACTTTTGTACTTAAATCACACTTCCTCTAGAAATATTATATAGAAAACTATAGGGCGATTTTTTGGTATTTTGGATATTTCCGAAATGATGCCGTCTATTCAGATATTTCTGTAATATTTATCCAAATTATCAGCCGATTCGATAAGATGTTTGTAAAGTGATAGTACATTTTTGTCATATTGAGAGGTAAAGACCCCATTGCTCAAGTCTCCAAAGTCAAAATTACAAGCAGTATAGTATTTTAAGACGAATATTACCATAGAAAACCAAAAGTGGTTGTGGCGTTTATCTTATTTGGAAATTACCAATTCAGTTCAAATCCATTGTATATACATATTTcgctaaatataaaaataattattatattaaccgacaataaaaacatatattaaTCATAATTAGCTATACATAATATTAAAACATAGAAAAAACCACCGATATGTAATATTAATCACATGAATATTCATGTTATTATATAAGTGTAGATTAACAATCTAATCAACATGTGGTCGTGCCGGAGTGGTTATCGGGCATGACTAGAAATCATGTGGGCTCTGCCCGCGCAGGTTCGAATCCTGCCGACCACGAGTGTTTTTAACGCGACCTCAGTACTCCCATCTTGTCCGCCCATTTTCCATCGGACGGCCAGCTGGGACATCATTTATTTACTCGAGTTGGACCCGATTAAAGATAACCAAACCCGGTTCAAAGTTTAAACCCTCCTCCTCCACCCAATCGCCCACACACTTTTTCCCCACCGACCTCATCGCTCTCCCCATCTCGACCGCCGATTATCCATCGGACGGGCCTGCTTCACTGCTCGCCTCGTGGGTGACACTCTCATCCTGAGGACATAAGAGTCATTTGAGAAATGCGATTCTCCATTAACACATTACAGAAAGAATACAGGGAAAAAGATGAGGTTCGTGCAAGAGCCTCGAGACTGCCCCCTCTCGTTCGGTGGATTCTCCGCGTGGGGTTCTCGCCTTCGCCCAACCCGCCCTAAAGGTTTCGGTGAGCTCTTCCCTGATCTCGGGAGTCCGATTGGATCGTGGACTCAATTTGGATTTTGTTTTGACTTTGGCGAGGAATGATGGATTTCTGCGTCTCCGATCGATTGTTTCATGCAATACGAGAGTGGGGGAAATAGTCCTGGTTTTGTGGAGGTCTTTGGGGTTCTTAGAGCAGAGGAGTCAAGGAGATATAGAGTTTTTCTTTAGTCGGTATCTGGATAAAGGAGGGTGAATGATGAAGAAGAATAAGTTGAACAAGGAGGAGATAGCGGAGGACTACTGCTTCACATGCAAGGATGGAGGGCACCTGCGGGTCTGCGATTTCAAGTGAGCTCGATCTcgtttctcttctttttcctacTTTCACACTCATCAATGGTGGCTTATTTTATTGCTGTATGTCAACTTGTTGTGGGGATTTCATTCTTATTTTTCCCTTTTTGACTCTCGTTGTGGTATTTCAGGTGTCAAC of Musa acuminata AAA Group cultivar baxijiao chromosome BXJ2-3, Cavendish_Baxijiao_AAA, whole genome shotgun sequence contains these proteins:
- the LOC103979592 gene encoding ethylene-responsive transcription factor ERF019-like; this encodes MSHGQEGGETKYKGVRRRRWGKWVSEIRVPGTGDRLWLGSYATPEAAAVAHDTAVFFLRGPSHAGRLNFPDRAMVLTWACLSPPSVQRAASESGMAVDARMQEAAWREERRHPPSSDVSCERVSRREAGDSDVSMGSELYGDISVDDMEIWV